The Capsicum annuum cultivar UCD-10X-F1 chromosome 1, UCD10Xv1.1, whole genome shotgun sequence sequence gtcacaacccattgAAAATATCATAACCATCCAAACCGAAAAAATatctattcaaattgcatcctttctcttggtaTCTTTTCAAAACACAcacatatttattattaattcacACCTCCAAAAAATCTAATATAAAGAAGTCATAGGAAGTACATAGACAATAACAACGAAATCGTACATACACTAAATTAATGAGACAATTTTGTGTGATGGTTCCTTGCCTCCTTGGTGTTGGAGAAGAAAGTACTACATAGACATGTATAAAAGATGTATAATATATGGAGTTGTTGCTAGTGTGAAAACATATGTAGAAGATAAAAAGAAATTGTTTCTTTTATGATTGTGATTTGGCATCGGCACTTCGATTGTGCTCGTTTACCCTGATTATGAATAAGCTAACTAATGACGATATAATACCCAAGATGAGATCTTTGATATATGTATTTACCTATAATATTGTGTCAGTTGATGAAATGATCGAATGTATCGAGGAACTTACATTATTAAGAAACACTAAAGGTTAATGTGAGATTGAAATTGAACGAAATATATTAGTGCGTAATGCAatatttaaggtatgtgttgaaTGTTCCAAGATTAAGTATGACAAACAAATTTGTTATACAGTCGATCAAAGTTAGATGGTTAAAATGGAAACTGCTACCAAAATGTTATGTGATAGGGAGGATATACACTTAAAACATAAGTTCTATATAATGGTTTTATAAGATGCTAATATTATGTTCGAGTGAATATTAAGAACCAACAGAGACAAAATTAGATATCATTATCATTACCATTAAAATATGAATGTTAAGATGGACATGtgatcataaataattttttgtaaataaaatctgaaataacAATGTTTATATTTTTCTGGCTAGAATGTGTTAAATAGTATACATATATTGTCCCCAATAAGAGAAGTATTTAAGTAAATTGAAAAAGACATTGGAAAAAAGACCcaacaaaaaaaattgacaaatatCCCAAATTTACCCgaaaattttggaaaatagaaGTGGAAAAAACTACACTATTCAAATTTCATAATGTCATTCAGAATCCAATTGGCTGATCCTAGGCAAAATATGTACGTCCAAAACCTGAAACCCCACCGGAGTTTCCACAACAACCAAACGCGGCAGCTCCGCCACCACATCCACCACCACTATCCCCTCTCCACCACCACTAACCACGCACACTCTACCACCGGCAGCAGCCATATGTCGCGCACCTTTAAGCATTTCATTCTCCAAAATATCTAACCAGCAATCTCTTCTATGATCATACTTTCTCAATGCTCCTTTCGATTCATCCACCGTATAAATAATTTCCTCCTCCATCGCGGCCGCGGGACCCTTCCATCCCATTAACATCCCCTCCGGCATCTCCTGCCACGTGTCGCTTTCGACGTCGTAGATTATCCCTTCCTTTGCTGCATCGCCTTTCACGTTAACCATACATAACTTCCCTCTCCATCCAACAGCCTCAATTGCCTCTCTACTGAATTTCCCATCTTTAAGACAGTTCATTTTTTCCCAAATATGGTTACGGTTGTTTCTATTCATGTCCCACTTCTCAACTGACCGAGCAACCTCGGGGTTATAGTGAGACCCAACCCCACTCGCGACGTACACGACGCCGTGGGATGCCCCAGCAGCGCACCAGCGTCGTGGAGTCGCGAGTTGGGGACCATTAGACCACTTGCCGGTTCTCGGGTTGAATACAAGTGGATTAGATAAAGCCGGCAACAAAGGATCAGTAGTCGCGGCAAGGAGGACAAAGTTACCCGAAACGCTTACAGATTGAATAGGAAGGTGACGGGAAATGAAGGAAGGGTGACGGAGAAGGATACGGAGAGGTGGATTAAGCGGAGGAGGAGGAAGTAGAGTCCATTTAGCTGAAACCGGATCGAAATTTGCAAAATCTACGGAGTTTTTTTCAGATTGTGAAGGCTTTAGTAGAGAGTATACGGATAAGAAACAAGGAAAGGAAGAAGAATAAACAAGGCGGCGCCAAGAATGGCAAACGGAGTAAAGAGTGGAAGGTTGAACATGAGATAGACAAATTTGAGCTATATCATCTGGAAGTCCAGGAATCAAGGACTGATATTGATTGAGTTTTTTCCGGCGTTTGATGGCAGCTCCGGCGGCGGCAGCAGCGGCTGAAATAGTGACTGTGGTGGAGTTGTTCATTGCAAGGGGAAAAGAGTAGGTCGTGTAAGAGGGAGATACTGGGCTTAAAATACCCGAGGGAAGGAAGTTGAAGATTTCGAGTGATCGCGATGGAGCgataaataattttcattttgttaATAGGAACGCTTAATgatattcttcaaattatttccaAGATATAATGTTAAACATCAATtgatagagatattatgataaaatatttattttaataataattttttttaataaatatgtcaaGTTAAAATTTGATacaataacaatatattcaatgtatttttttcatatagtgGGGTTTGAGAAGGGTAGAATATACGCAAATCATATCACTACCTGAAATAGAGGGGATGTTTTCGATAGATCCGGCTTAAAATTTGATAACTAAGACAAATAAAAAGAGTAACTTTTGTAGTGAGACATTTCAgagtaaatttaaattaattaaattttaatataaatataaaacataggatgaaaaataaaagaaaaagtcttGGCCTTTTAATTACTTTCTCCGTTTTATTTTATGTATCATTTTTTGATctgacataaaatttaaaaactgagtgataattttgtaaagtttataaaattgtTCCTCTTAAAGTTTACTTTAGGGttgttttttcttattaaatgagATTTAGTAGTGCTAAAATGAAGATATTATcattaaatagttatcaaatattaaaaaaaattatagtaatatttttttGAGATGGATTAAAAAGAATGACGAGTAATTTTCTTAAGACggaacaaaaaaaaatgatgataaataaaatataaatgaggAGTGTTATTTTTCACCTAAATGGTTGGACTTTACGTCATTTGCTTTAAAGGCCAAAAAGTTATGTTGTCATTCAAGGGAAGTACTATATCCACAACCACacgaaagagagagaaagaaaaggatCAGAAATAAAAGGCAAAAGTTGGATTGGAGTTGGAAATGTAAGCACATTACCTagtttatcctttttcttttaattaaagaaaatctCCACTAATATTAAATTGTGACAGCTTTTAGTGGGCCAGGGATCGTATTGCATGTGGAATTTTCTTCTCAACTAGTAATAACATGTCGTTCTTTCGAATttagaaatttattattttgtcctCAAAGTTTAATTCCTTTCCACTTTTGCCCTTGAGCCTTTTACTTGCCACCTATTCTAGCGtcaatctaagaatgaaaatTAGGAGTATTGAAGAATTATTGTTTTGCTTAGATAGAGGCATTGTAAGCAAAGGTATAGTAACAATCagttgtttttttgttttcactcttAGAGGGTGTTTGGTCGAaaatttttggcatttttttgaaaatttattttattttaatgaaaattataatatttgaccacaagaatttcaaatacaatttaaaattattttaaaaaaaataaaaaacaatcaaatacaactcaaacataaaaaaaaataatttcatggccaaacacctacTTATCCTTCATCCACTAAATCAGAAGAGAGAGTGTGGTCAAGGACAACTGTTTAAAAAGTAGAGTGCAACCTACTCCGTTTGTTTAATTTTAATCGTCTCAATTTGACATtgcacattgattaaaaaaataattaagaatatgTGAAGAATTCGTGCcatactgattatcttattttcgtcTAACTGTTGTTTATCGATGGAACGgattgcctgacgtgttccaaggaagcagtaaaacaaaaaataaagaacacaatgatttttacgtgaaaaacatccggctcaaaaaggtataaaaaatcACAACCTGTatctctacaggatttaaccccaacttcactaaataactctgagcctcaacaacgactgattataaaactcttgtaaccaacaaataggaattataaactctaatccctataactcaacaactagtaattgtaaactctaatttctttaactcaaccactaggaattataaactctaattcttaACTACACACGCCTCCCAAGGTATGcattcccaaagtctctgagtttttcccAACTCGAATACTAGTTCCTAATTctgtttataacacactgaaactaatattacatcaatagttcaaacacagtgaacaactctaaaaatgaacgctaaaactcttagttGGATTCTATATCTAGGATCAGATTCTTCAATGTGTTTTTTCAGTGATTGAGTAACACTTCGTAAAATTaatctgtcgattgtgcttttctgctttgtaagtgcgtgaGTTACTCTGAAtaatacatcttctatttaaaCACAACTCtccaaataattattatttatttcaaactccttctttaatcagaactctcattacatagagttttagtgagactccttcttcaattctaacttttgtctccttagtgttgtagtcaaatttcaactctttaaatcattaTATCTTagtattttactcaaccacaacttcttcaatttttcacgtgatcagtaacttgagtatatcagaattgaGTTTGCTCATTCATTCCTAACTTTATGCAATCTTTGTTTACATCTATCATTGAAACCTGAAACCTGTTTTCCTATGATTGGACCAGCTCAAGTAACATAGtccattcatgtgtcagtcaTCAGAAACTCAATTGATCTAACAAAGAGTCCTTTAATTTGTATGTTTCCTATCTTGCGTAGACTTCTTTGATCtacagaatctttctccttctacacataagACTCTTCAagatatgctcagaagtgaaacaCCTTATTTCCATAGGATTCTTTTTCAACTCAATttgttttcccttatcatcaagcgtttgaatcaaattcaacttcttcaaattaGCACATGTTTATTTCCCTGAGTTTATCAGAATTATTTCACATCCATTTgtcaatttgtcaatcatcaaaactacatcgtacCCAACAACATGACTactttaccataatacccctaatcccctattaaatgatatttacattttaattttgagataaaataattcatactaagggtaaaaattgaaaaaaaaattgtgttgtcttgattaatgaaaaatgacaagtaaaataagaaatcaagttaaaaaatttgggacgaaTAAAATGGACGGAGGAAGTATATACGATAATGTCGATTATAACAAATTGTGAATTTGATGTAAAATTGGCTACATTAGACATCGTGTATGGGGGATTTCTAAAGAATTTTACGGTACAGTGATTGTTATTAATgatctcataaattaaaaaagattaatatttttgttgtACATTGCTAAACTATATAACAAGGTAAACAAGGTGAGAGGACACTTTCGATCTTTATCTTGAGGCCACTTCAAATTCAAGATTGATAATTTAATCGGTTGCATATCCCTACCATACTACATGTTTATGTTTAAATTAAACATAGAGGAACACTAATTAATATACCACAATAACAGtaactaatataatttcaagtgAAATCTAGAGAGAATAATATTTATACGGCCTTACTTTTACTAAGATTTTTATCCTAATTTATCTACTAATTTCAagatttacttttttcttttttaaaggaAAGTCAAAGTGGTATCATAATTACTTTGgctaacatatttattttttgaaaggaaaaatttgaatctctatacattgaagattcattttttttattttttatttatagaataataCAATAACATCCCAAATGTAATTTTCTAAAGAGTCTTGTTTAAGGGGAAAAATTCTATCAAATagttttttatgcttttcagTACTCCattattttatgtgtcgccatttgactggacatgaaatttataaagtttacaaaattacCTCTCTTAAAGTCACTTTAATGTCTACtaattgtttttctttattaaGTGAGACCGGCTGTAAAGATAAATGGGGAGGATGCCATTAAAGAGCTGCCAATTAAGAAAAGATGATATACTTTTTTGAAcagataaaaaagaaaaggacGACACATAAATTGGGAGGGAGGagtattaatttttcatatgtaGACCGCTTGGTCAAATCAtgtaatgatattatttttttagcaTAATTTTATGTGTTGTCGATGGTTTCCAACTATTAGCTTTCGCATGATCCTCTATCGATATCGAACCCAACAACTTCTACTTTGTAAAGATTAAAAGAGTATTTTTGATAAATCCTCGACTCGATTAAGCATGTCAAAAATTAAGTATGTAAAGTAAATACAATGTGGATGAAGCAAATACAATTAAGAAAAACAGTCATTAATATCATATACGATTAAGTTCATGTAATAATTCAAGTCATACTTGAAAGAAAGCATCGGAGTGTAATCACTATCATTGTAATAATGTAGAGTattagtttgaaattatagaCTATAGTAGGTTCCTAAATTTTGGGGAGAGATTTGATATTTTAACGAAGAAATAaatatgtaaaggttaggttagGTTAGGTTACCTTGCTTATTTGGTTTTCATTGTTACGTTTCAAATTGTGACGGCAATAAATGTCAACAGAGACGTAAATCTAACTGCTTTagttttctttttactttttccaAAAAGGACTTTTAAGGAGATCTCCTCTAGGAATGGGAAGTCAACAGAACTGTACTAACCTCCTTTCATTTTACTTGAATTCTTCGTTTTACTTAATTtctatattaaaaaatagatattgcAGTGTAATTATACATTTTTAtagattaataaaattttattgcttttttttcatattatttttgtattaaataattatatgatGTACTAGCAAAcaaatttagaatttcaaaatatcattataAAATTGATTTAGTACTTTTTTGATTCATCTTTACTCATCCATTTTTCTATTTACACatgaattaagaaataataaatgatagggGTAATTTTATCAGATTACCGTTTAAATagtaataaattttatgtttggAGAAATGTATTAAATAATGAATCGTATTTAATGCTAAGATTAAAATAGATAGAAATAGAGAAATATtcattgattttataaactggTCAAATATTATTGAACATCCTAAATAAAAAAGTGAATAAGTAAAGATAAACAGAggaaatataatagaaaaaaccTTTAATTAAAGTTTTCTTAAAAGTTATGTCAAGTCAACaagaatcaaataatataaaacaactaaaattattTCATGAATGTTCATTTATTATCACTTTATTGTATCAAAGTTATACTTAACTCTTCAATAAACAAGTCGCTCAACTTGTCTAAATATGAAGAAGCTCAAATTATTTTCTTGTGACAAGAAAGTACGTAGCATTGGTTAAAATGCTTATAATTTTAGTTgagaataaaatgcataaataaatttcGATTGTGACACGCATACCCTGCACTTTTAAAGAAATACAAGTTCATTGTAGTATAAATTTTACATATCCAATATTATTACTCTTGACTTATTCAGTTTAGTATTTGATAACGTTGTGTTACTCAAACAATTTTGAATTAGTTgaaaagtttcaaatttcaaaaaaaaaaaaaaccttttttcaatataaaacgaCTTTCTTTtgtatattaaataaattgaagactaagaaattagaatatttttttctcttttaactctCCTTTTACTACATACCCCATCTTAATTCTATCACGCACAAAATAATACGATTTCACACAGTTCTTACACATAAATCAACATTTTACATATCTCAATTTGTGGAAGAAACACCcctcttcatatatatatatagagagagagaaattcTTCCAAATAAGTGaattagaaatcaatgaaaatattaagcgaagtaaaatatactatagtAAATTTGGAGCCATCCATATAGGGCGTTTAAGGCTCATTAAGGTAATTAAAGTTAACACCCTATGGTGTGTAATGAAAAATATTAGAACTTGGTATTTAATTCTTATATGCACTTCTCTCTCATCATTAAACTTACAATTTAGATTGCGATATATGGAGTTGCTCAACTTATTGTGACAATCATCACCAATCAATAATTTCAGCGGTGGATTCATCCCAATCTTCCACTTTCGCTATACAAGAACACATAAGCTCTTGTTTCATGATTTGAGCGCTTTCTACGTAGAATGAAAGACAAGAAGATAAGGTTTAATTAAAATATGACGATTTTATTATAGAAAACAATTAAATGAAGGGCAATAAAGTAAGTTCCACATAAGAAAGGAAAAAGGTAGAATTGGAGTTTTGCAATCAATGCTTGTTGGCCTGTAGGGTGAATGAAAAGGTTGTGTGAGACAATGAAAGCCAGACAATAAATGGATGGATACAATGGATGATATGAATAGAGATATGGTAAGAGCGAGGATCTTAGGGGAGTGGGCAATGGGGGCCCCATTTGGCAGGTGTATAACGAAAAGAGGAAAACGAATCATAAATGAGAAAAGGTGGTGCATAGTTTCATTGCATTGTCATGCCCGCGTTTTCAAATGTGATAGGATGAATGAGATTGTCACGTTATTTTgtcagtttatttttattttcttgatttgatacAACTCTTGAAACATACATTTCCTGATCAATTTATTTGAtaagtattattttctttttatgctGTGCtaagaatatattttttctatatttaaaaataatttaattttaaaattttatttttattttatttaaataacttatagtTACACATATGACCAAAGGTGAATTCGGACAACAAATTTCAATGAAATAATTGTAATGTGATGGCCGCGTGTCGAAATGTGATTGGATGAATGAAATTATCAGATTATCCCTCCGTTTATTGTAATTGTCTGTGTTTGATTtcacatattatttaaaaattaataaataaagtgataattttagaaaaaaattcagaAGTAGCAAGTTATAatcttaattataacttttatagcaacagttttaaaattataaaaaataacaatttgtatTCTGTATTTTAGTAAAATGctactatataaatacatatacaaatatagtAGCAGTTCCTAATTTAACtcttattagttagagttaaataagggaaGAAACTGTCCCTTAATTCATGGTACATTTAATTATCACTACTGAAAATAAGGGCTACGGTGATGATTTTATAGCGACGGCTGTATAACCGTCGACGTAGATAATCTATAGCGACGGTTATAACCGTCGCAATATGTAACCATGTCTAATGggataattaattaagataatcgTCGCATAATCTTTTTTAACCGTCCTAATAAATTGACCTATAGTGACGGTTATTAGAACCGTCGCTATAGGTCACCTATAGCTACGATTAATATTGTACCAAAAATAAAACACCAGGTATTTTTTCCTCCACCACTCATTATACccgtttaaatttatttaatatttttaaaaataaaaaaagaatgataaaagtTAAAGCTTAGGGTTAAAGCTGGGTATTTTTCCCTCTTATTGCATTGTACCCgcttcattctcttcttcttatTGCATTGTCTGAGCTTAGGGTTAGCATCGCGGTCTTCATTCTCTCTTGTTCACGGCTAAAATTGGCAGCAGAATTCAACAATATTATGAGTTCTCTTGCAATTGTTCTGGGATTAAGAGTTGTAAGTAACCCATTTCATCTTTCCTTTGTTTCTTTGTCTGAGCTTCAAGGATACAAATAAAATTGGAAGTTTATGATTGTTCGCAGATAAAATTGAAAGCAGAATAAGAGGGTTCTCTTGGGATTGTTCTGGGATATAGAGTTGTAAGTAACGAAAATGGAATTTAGGGTTCACTGAGTTAATTTGGCACTCAAACAGAGTTGTAAGCGAAACTTGTGGAAAAACCACTTTTCCGCCATTTTATGCTTTGAGTTAAGGTCCATTTTCCCAAACTATTGTGTTGATTTTGAGTTCATAGTGTTTTCGGTGCTTTACAGTGTAAGGTGTTCCTCGATCGACTTCTACTTTTCGGACTTGATCAACTTCTACTTTTCGGATAAAGACTGCTTTTTCAGTGAAAGGTGTTCTCAAGTAGGTGTTCTTACTGTGAAAGTGGATATTTTTGtggattttatttttcaaatctcGACACTGTTTTATGTAAGAATGAAAAGATATAttgtctatttttttaataatatatacacTAAAATTCCTGAAAATGAGAAATTGCATTGTTGTTTGTTGTTCGGGAAAATTTTGATTGGATTTTGTGTTCTATAACTGttagatgttttgatttttaaataatttatgtatTAACAGATTTCTTTGTTTAATGAAAGTTATGCTTATTAAGTATAATTTGAGAACCTTGATTGAGGGGAAGAAATCGTTAATAGTGGCTGTTGATAGATTAGAAGACGAGGCTGCTGGAGAAATGACAGGCTTTTCATTACTTTTTCCAATCTTGAAACACTAATTTGATTCTTTTTCTCTATAATCCTTGTATGCAATGTCTGAATTCTACCTAAGTCTCTCGACGTCAACTCAAAAACAGTCTCTTTAACCTCTATATTTTGACCAGTTGTTCTCTGCCGTAGGTGAAACTTGACTTCTCTCCAAATATCATAACATCTTCTTCATATATTTTTGTGGATAAAATGGAATGGGTAGTTGTTGATATACCATGACTGCAACCTACTGAGTTATCAGAAGAAGAAACAACATTGAAACTAGAATGCTGAAAAATTCAATACCAGAAGCAGTAGAATTCAGATTGATCCTAAATTTTTTATCAAGTACCCTAGAGGCTACAAAACCAAATGAGAATAACCTCAACAACACCAAAATAAAAACACTCAACTTTGTCGATATTTTTAGACTAATATGAACTCTTTTATTTCAGCTTCTGAAAAAGGACCAAAAAAGACTATATAAAAAAGATTTAGCTCTTGATTTTAAAACTCTAAATCAAGAATGCCAAAAAACAaaattatctttgtttttttctttattgaatatatgttatAGACATTATTTCACATACCTAATGATACTATTTGTACGTTGATACTGACTATATATACTCATGTTTTTTTTCGTCAATATTTAAAATGCTTAACATAGGCTATTTAATGGATATTGGAGATAGAAGTTGGATGTATCGCTCAAGATCTGCCGATGAGTATTAAAATGGAGTCAAGGATTTTCTCAATAAGGCATTTGAACGAGTATCTCtaggaaataaaatattatgcCTTTGCAGATTGTGCTTTAATCGCTATTGATATTATCGAGATGTGGTGGAGAATCACTTGTTTGGTCATGGATTTGCTCCTAAGTACACTTAATGGGTTTTTCATGGAGAAGGAGTTTCATCAACAAATATTTCACATCCAAGGCATGAAAGACATGAAGGAGCAAGCCAGGGACTATCTGATGACCAGCATAATGATATTGATAAATTACTTCATGATACTTTTAGAAATGTAGAAGATGAGCAGAGGCATGAAGGCATGAATGAGTAATACAAGAACTATCTGAAGATGCTAAGCAATTTTTTAAATTAGTGAAGGAAGGAAAACAAGATTTATATTTGGGGTGTAAGAGTTTTTCTAAGCTGAGTTTCACCATCCGATTGTACTTCTTTAAATGCATTAACGGGATGAGTAATGTAGCTTTTTCAGACTTGTTAGACTTGATAAAAGAGGCTTTTTCATTTGCTCAGATTCCCGAGTATTTGAGtctcaattatgaaaaaattcatgCATGCCCTAATGATTGCATGTTGTTCTGGAATGACAATGCAAATCTCGATAATTGTGTTGTGTGTAGGTCTTCTAGATGGAAGAATATTCATGATGAATTGACTAATAAGACCACTAAAGTTCCGGCAAAGGTCTTAAGGTACTTTCTGTTAAAGCCTAGGCTTCAAAGGATATTTATATGTTCTGAAACATCTGTAGCTA is a genomic window containing:
- the LOC107853925 gene encoding F-box/kelch-repeat protein SKIP25, with the translated sequence MNNSTTVTISAAAAAAGAAIKRRKKLNQYQSLIPGLPDDIAQICLSHVQPSTLYSVCHSWRRLVYSSSFPCFLSVYSLLKPSQSEKNSVDFANFDPVSAKWTLLPPPPLNPPLRILLRHPSFISRHLPIQSVSVSGNFVLLAATTDPLLPALSNPLVFNPRTGKWSNGPQLATPRRWCAAGASHGVVYVASGVGSHYNPEVARSVEKWDMNRNNRNHIWEKMNCLKDGKFSREAIEAVGWRGKLCMVNVKGDAAKEGIIYDVESDTWQEMPEGMLMGWKGPAAAMEEEIIYTVDESKGALRKYDHRRDCWLDILENEMLKGARHMAAAGGRVCVVSGGGEGIVVVDVVAELPRLVVVETPVGFQVLDVHILPRISQLDSE